One Vespa crabro chromosome 1, iyVesCrab1.2, whole genome shotgun sequence genomic region harbors:
- the LOC124429381 gene encoding protein Tob1-like isoform X1: MHIEVQVALNFVISYLYNKLPRRRVNIFGEELEKALKDKFKGHWYPEKPFKGSAFRCLKTGDPVDPVLERAAKESGVPIQDILENLPAELAVWVDPGEVSYRIGEMNAVKILYSETGDPHDESSADREVTKTFNPEAQCFRPIEAVGTSLGGLSLSPKSTSPFPNSLASSSSSSNGSSNNQQNNHGSGSSSAPSPTPIGNSFKGSPSPVPNFIPRTTAPLTFTTATFAQTKFGSTKLKTSSKRANRMSPTEFSNYIKQRAMQQQIHHHHHHHQQHQQQQQQQQQQQQQQQQQAQQAQQQQGQQQGSTGLPVSQNSPSNRSLSPGSIVGTGGTATQQHTDPSAYFFQHGPTAAAAAAYHPQFSHRNIFDSSSHGGYLPNDLYAGAAKFPSSYLDPGTIAGHQFYGGSVNGTGGSNGTSSNGIVAAGNGGNAQNATNLGPVGSATTPSAASVNAATAQQQPDKNALVEGLNNFGLGSVAPYPASQYQHLLVAN, encoded by the exons ATGCACATCGAGGTGCAGGTGGCGCTCAATTTCGTGATATCGTATCTCTATAATAAGTTACCACGTAGGCGGGTCAATATCTTCGGCGAGGAGCTCGAAAAGGCTTTGAAGGATAAGTTCAAAGGTCACTGGTATCCGGAGAAACCATTCAAGGGTTCTGCCTTTAGATGCCTAAAAACCGGCGATCCCGTGGATCCTGTCCTAGAACGGGCCGCGAAAGAAAGCGGTGTGCCGATTCAAGATATCCTGGAGAATTTACCGGCCGAGTTAGCCGTTTGGGTGGACCCTGGTGAGGTCAGCTATCGAATAGGCGAAATGAACGCCGTAAAGATCCTCTACTCTGAAACCGGAGATCCCCACGATGAGAGTTCGGCCGATCGAGAAGTTACCAAGACATTCAATCCAGAGGCTCAATGCTTCAGACCGATCGAAGCCGTCGGTACGTCCTTGGGTGGTCTCAGTTTAAGCCCCAAATCCACTTCGCCCTTTCCGAATTCTTTAgccagtagcagcagcagcagcaatggTTCCTCCAACAATCAACAGAACAATCACGGATCCGGTTCTTCCTCGGCACCCTCACCTACGCCGATCGGTAACTCATTCAAGGGTTCGCCCAGTCCCGTACCAAACTTCATACCGCGTACCACAGCACCGCTCACCTTCACGACCGCCACCTTTGCTCAAACCAAATTCGGCAGCACCAAACTGAAGACAAGCAGCAAACGAGCAAACAG GATGTCGCCTACCGAGTTTTCGAATTATATAAAGCAGCGTGCGATGCAACAACaaattcatcatcatcatcatcatcatcagcagcaccaacagcagcaacaacaacagcagcaacaacaacaacaacaacagcaacaggcGCAACAGGCACAGCAACAGCAGGGTCAACAGCAAGGCAGCACCGGGCTACCGGTGTCACAGAATTCACCGAGCAATCGCAGCCTATCGCCGGGTAGCATAGTCGGCACTGGTGGAACTGCGACTCAACAGCACACGGATCCGAGTGCATATTTCTTTCAGCACGGTCCAACGGCGGCTGCTGCTGCCGCATATCATCCTCAATTTTCTCATCGCAACATCTTCGATTCATCGAGCCACGGTGGTTATCTTCCAAACGACCTTTACGCCGGTGCCGCTAAGTTCCCATCGTCTTACCTAGACCCCGGTACGATCGCCGGGCATCAGTTTTACGGTGGTAGCGTGAACGGTACTGGCGGTAGCAACGGCACAAGCAGCAACGGCATCGTTGCAGCTGGCAACGGTGGTAATGCACAAAACGCCACGAATCTTGGACCTGTTGGCTCAGCAACAACACCCAGTGCTGCCAGCGTAAATGCAGCAACGGCTCAACAACAGCCCGACAAAAATGCTCTCGTCGAGGGCTTGAATAATTTTGGACTCGGCTCGGTGGCACCCTATCCTGCCAGCCAATATCAGCATCTCCTCGTAGCCAATTAA
- the LOC124429381 gene encoding protein Tob1-like isoform X2: MHIEVQVALNFVISYLYNKLPRRRVNIFGEELEKALKDKFKGHWYPEKPFKGSAFRCLKTGDPVDPVLERAAKESGVPIQDILENLPAELAVWVDPGEVSYRIGEMNAVKILYSETGDPHDESSADREVTKTFNPEAQCFRPIEAVASSSSSSNGSSNNQQNNHGSGSSSAPSPTPIGNSFKGSPSPVPNFIPRTTAPLTFTTATFAQTKFGSTKLKTSSKRANRMSPTEFSNYIKQRAMQQQIHHHHHHHQQHQQQQQQQQQQQQQQQQQAQQAQQQQGQQQGSTGLPVSQNSPSNRSLSPGSIVGTGGTATQQHTDPSAYFFQHGPTAAAAAAYHPQFSHRNIFDSSSHGGYLPNDLYAGAAKFPSSYLDPGTIAGHQFYGGSVNGTGGSNGTSSNGIVAAGNGGNAQNATNLGPVGSATTPSAASVNAATAQQQPDKNALVEGLNNFGLGSVAPYPASQYQHLLVAN, encoded by the exons ATGCACATCGAGGTGCAGGTGGCGCTCAATTTCGTGATATCGTATCTCTATAATAAGTTACCACGTAGGCGGGTCAATATCTTCGGCGAGGAGCTCGAAAAGGCTTTGAAGGATAAGTTCAAAGGTCACTGGTATCCGGAGAAACCATTCAAGGGTTCTGCCTTTAGATGCCTAAAAACCGGCGATCCCGTGGATCCTGTCCTAGAACGGGCCGCGAAAGAAAGCGGTGTGCCGATTCAAGATATCCTGGAGAATTTACCGGCCGAGTTAGCCGTTTGGGTGGACCCTGGTGAGGTCAGCTATCGAATAGGCGAAATGAACGCCGTAAAGATCCTCTACTCTGAAACCGGAGATCCCCACGATGAGAGTTCGGCCGATCGAGAAGTTACCAAGACATTCAATCCAGAGGCTCAATGCTTCAGACCGATCGAAGCCGTCG ccagtagcagcagcagcagcaatggTTCCTCCAACAATCAACAGAACAATCACGGATCCGGTTCTTCCTCGGCACCCTCACCTACGCCGATCGGTAACTCATTCAAGGGTTCGCCCAGTCCCGTACCAAACTTCATACCGCGTACCACAGCACCGCTCACCTTCACGACCGCCACCTTTGCTCAAACCAAATTCGGCAGCACCAAACTGAAGACAAGCAGCAAACGAGCAAACAG GATGTCGCCTACCGAGTTTTCGAATTATATAAAGCAGCGTGCGATGCAACAACaaattcatcatcatcatcatcatcatcagcagcaccaacagcagcaacaacaacagcagcaacaacaacaacaacaacagcaacaggcGCAACAGGCACAGCAACAGCAGGGTCAACAGCAAGGCAGCACCGGGCTACCGGTGTCACAGAATTCACCGAGCAATCGCAGCCTATCGCCGGGTAGCATAGTCGGCACTGGTGGAACTGCGACTCAACAGCACACGGATCCGAGTGCATATTTCTTTCAGCACGGTCCAACGGCGGCTGCTGCTGCCGCATATCATCCTCAATTTTCTCATCGCAACATCTTCGATTCATCGAGCCACGGTGGTTATCTTCCAAACGACCTTTACGCCGGTGCCGCTAAGTTCCCATCGTCTTACCTAGACCCCGGTACGATCGCCGGGCATCAGTTTTACGGTGGTAGCGTGAACGGTACTGGCGGTAGCAACGGCACAAGCAGCAACGGCATCGTTGCAGCTGGCAACGGTGGTAATGCACAAAACGCCACGAATCTTGGACCTGTTGGCTCAGCAACAACACCCAGTGCTGCCAGCGTAAATGCAGCAACGGCTCAACAACAGCCCGACAAAAATGCTCTCGTCGAGGGCTTGAATAATTTTGGACTCGGCTCGGTGGCACCCTATCCTGCCAGCCAATATCAGCATCTCCTCGTAGCCAATTAA